CCAGTACCGTCCTCGCGGGACGTCCGACGTTCGATTTACTTGTCGGGAGGGCCGCCGTTCGACGAACCGGACGACGTTCCTGTCGATCCTTTCTCAGGGCCGTTTCCCGTTCCCTCGCTGTCAGGGCCGTTTCCCGTTGCCCCGTTGTTTCCACGGGTGTCGTCCTTTTTGGATGCCCCCTCGCCGGCAGATGGACCGCGGTCGTCCGGCGGTCCGGCGCCGACGCCGGGTGACTTGTTAGACTTCGACAGTCCTCGAGCGACCGCTGCGGTTCCGGGGCCGGCGTCCGCCGAGGCGTTCTGTCGAATGGACTGTGCGTCTCCTCGAAGCTCTTCGAGCTCGGTTTCGTTGACGCCAGCCTCGCTGGCCCGATGCGCGGTTCTATCGATCGACCGCTCGAGGCTCGCGATTTCGACCGTCAGCTTCGCCATTCGGGATCGGTACTCGCCACGGGAGAGGTTCTCTCGCTCGTCCCGGAGCGTTTCGCGTTCGGCCTCGAGCTCGGACAATCGATCGTCCAGTTCGGCGGTTCGATCACTGACGACGGCGGCTCGACTATCGTTGTCCGCAGTTTCGTACGCTGCGTCGAACATCTCGGACTCGACCGTGTTCTCGGTGTCGGCCGCGTTCGCCTGCATCAACGTCCCGACGGACGCGTTCGTCGTTGTCGTCTCGGATTGGTCGGATTGGGTTGGTTCGGCCACTAACGAACCCACGACGGCACCGCTCGCGAGCGGTGCGATCGTCAGCCCGACGACGGTGAGGGTTACGAGGAGGGCGACCGACCGAGTGGTTGTCATCGAGTTCCTCGTTGTCCGGTACATAATAAAAAGGCGAACCTTCGTTCGAACCGTTTACTCGGTTCTGCTGGCGGTTGAAATCCGTTTTGAGCGTTCAAGAAGGCCACAATTTCCGTGATCGGATCGCGAAACCGATCGGCAACCGATCACCGATCGGCGCGGTGCGTTCGAGAGATCGGTCTGTTAGCGCGACGATTTAAACGTATCCGCAAACAGTTATACCTGTTCGGTCCATGATACCAAGTAGCATGTTCGAGGTGTTCTCGCGAAGCTATTATCTCGGACGACTCTACGTGACGCCCACCCACGGGGATCACGCACTCATGGACAGCGAGCAACACGAGCGGATCAACGAGGCGGTGTACGCGACCGGTGACGGGCTCGAGCGCCTCGATACGCCGCTCGTGATGAAGCTCGAGTCGCGGCACTTCCCGGTTCACGGAGGGACGAACGTCCCGGCGAACACGCTCGCGCTCCCGGAATCGATGCTCGAGGGAACCGAGGTCAGGAACCCGCCCTCGCTTCGGGAGGTCTTCCTCGCCAGGCGAGAGCGCGCCCAGCAGTTGCTCGCGTTCACCGGCGCGTGGCGCGACGGCGGGAGCGTCGGACCGACCGACGACGACCTGCCCAACGCCGGAACCTAAAAGTACGCGCGCTGCGCGTGTTCGGCCGGATGCTCGATGAGCTGCTCGGCCGCGCATCGCTCAAGGACCGAATCGACGAGCTCGAGGCGGAGAACGAGCGGTTACGAAACCGATACGAGGCGGAATCCGAACGGCGAGCCGACGCTGCGACCGCCAGACAGGATGCCGAAGAGCGGGTCAACCG
This portion of the Natrinema salinisoli genome encodes:
- a CDS encoding DUF5802 family protein, with translation MFEVFSRSYYLGRLYVTPTHGDHALMDSEQHERINEAVYATGDGLERLDTPLVMKLESRHFPVHGGTNVPANTLALPESMLEGTEVRNPPSLREVFLARRERAQQLLAFTGAWRDGGSVGPTDDDLPNAGT